The DNA segment gccgtttattaaTAACGCCATTATTAGTTAAACCTCCTTAGTCATGATATACATCTATGAAGTAGATCATCTAGACATAGAGATAGACATCTTTACAACGTAGGTATATTGAATTTGAGACTGTTTCACTAAAATATACGTAGATGTTCCTACAATGGCATTATTTTAGACGAATTTTCAAACAAGTACCTGTACCAACAATTCAGAAGTCCCTAAATAGCCATGTTTTGTTTTCAAAGCTGTAGCTCTAATcaccataaaaaaaacaattacctCCTAAGCTAACAAAGTGTGAACCGACAGCGAACTTGCAAACACAATTGTGCATCCGATCCGATATAACTTTCCTGAAACTTCACCCGGTTCTATTTCCACTCTAATTTAGGCAAAGTTTCTAAATATACAGCGAGATACCATCAGTCCATTAACGGTCCAAGTTACTTCGGAAACTACTTATTTGCACCAACTTACCCGTACCCCAAACAACGACGCCACACGTAATACTAAAGTAGACGTAACTATAATACAGTATGCATTGGAGGTCTTACTGTAATAAACTTAAGGACTATTATCGTTTGTATTtcaatttgtattgtatatagGTAATGCTATTTCAAGATATGACCGCAGAAATAACTTTGTGTTAGTATTAGTAAAGGATAACCTTTCGTGCTAAATAACAGTTTACATTCGATGCTTTGATTATACAAAATGACTGCCGAATTTATAATTTGCAGTATATTTGGGGATTTGAAATTTTGCATAGTAATTTATAGGTTTGTATTTAGGTTATATTCTAGACTATTGCGATTACACGAACAGGGTTAAACCGTATGCTTGTTATAACGTATAGCAATAACGTGGTAAAAGGCATTTTTAATATCAAGCAACTATTAAAATTCTCTGGCATCTTATATCCCGATTAAATTCTTTGAATTTGTAAGAAAATCATTTTATAAAACTGTTttgataaaaatgaaataggTTAAACAGTATCACTACTTATACaacgttattaataatttttaagaaaaaaaaaccgacttctatgcggcccggtgaaagattattgtagatggtgtgctatgtagaaaaggaagcatttcgtttctgtaaggctcgcagttctaacctaacctaacccacttttgttcggttctgtgaggatagcagttcaaacctaacctaacccacttaacggcgcatgcggtgcggtgtacgggggtttgagcgggaggggtttggcctcatcatactttatacctacattttatggtaggtaatcatagtggtttatttagtttaggtatcatagtggttttccgggtcaaggtccgggtctgtgtccgagtccgggtccgagtccgggtctagtccaggtccgagtccgaatccgagtccaggtccgggtccgggtccgaaccggatccgggtacgagtccggatctggatccgagtccgggtcccagtccaagtcaaagtcgaaattcgaaatcaccaaacatgtaactatgcgtcgttgaagagttctgttctgatcatcatcagcagttccagttcatcaaatgcgacagtttttaatgttaatgtattattttatgatgaaaatacagaaaattctatacgtgtgcctttaagatttgaggagttccctcgatttctcatggatcccatgttcagaacttgagcttgacataaatatggcttaaaaacctaacttgcttaacaaacataacgaaaagaaaaaatcgccaaacgcgagctatgcgtcgttaaagagtttcgttctggtcatcatcagcagttacacttcctcaaatgttactttttaaatgtatatacttgatttgttgattcaattcaattcaattcaatatttttatttcgaataaaaaaatccatattattgattaaaacacaacaatcactatatgtatgcctttaagatttgaggagttccctcgattccttatggatctcatcatcagaactcgagcttgacagaaatgtggcttaaaaactaaacttgcttaacatacataacgaagaggacaaatcgccaaacgtgaactatgggtccttgaagagttctgttctgatatcatcagcagttccacttcatcaaatgcgacagtttttaataaaaatgcttgattttctgatgaaaatacaaaaatctctatacgcacacctttaagatttgaggagttccctcgattcctcatggatcccatcatcagaactcgagcttgacaaaaatgtgacttaaaaacttaacttgcttaacaaacataacgaagaggacaaatcgccaaacgtgaactatgcgtcgttgaagagttctgttctgatcatcatcagcagttccacttcatcaaatgtcacgtttctgaatgtatatgcttgatttgttgataaaaacacaaaaatcactatatgtatgcctttaagatttgaggagttccctcgattcctcatggatcccatcatcagaactgggttttgacaaaaacgggaccaatctgtatgcatatacatacaatcaaaaaaagaattttcaaaatcggtccagtaatgacggagatatggagtaacaaacataaaaaaaaataaaaaaaataaaaaaaaaataaaaaaaaacatacaaccgaattgataacctcctccttttagatttggaagtcggttaaaaaagtgCATCGTAAGGTGCAATGGAATAAGAATATAATCTGTAGATATTTCGCTAGTATTTAACCAGACCGTGGCCATATTTATGACATTCACATCATCCGAAATAAAATTGCAGCAAAGTTTATATTGAACTAATTACTTCATCAATTtataattttctacaaaaaactaaaaattcagCAGCAGTAAAAAGGCAGGTTGACAAATTAGAGAAAGCCCGAGCCGCGGATAATGTACCAACTTGGCACGCCAACCATCGAGCACCATTTTGTGCCTAAGGGCGCGTATACATGGTGTCAGAATCACTTCGGATACTACtcgttattatattaaaaaaaaaacagtaagcaTAAAAACCTTTCTGTGAGGGCATCTATTTACATTGTTTCTTCTTTTGCGTTGGCTAAAACAGTTATGAATGAAAGAAtgaatgatttattcacttgaaTACATGTACAGCGCATGCACTTATATactatattattgttatttttgcaATGCTCCGTGAATCGACGAATACAGTCATGTAAACTTGTTAACTACTATGTACTTAATAGTTTGTGTTAGGACGCAAGACTTGGCCGAACATTAATATGTCAATGCTCCAATCATTTTATAGACCGCCATGGTATAGTGAAACGAAttattttctactcgtcgactgcaatgcttgaattaagacttcgtataccaaagtgaaatcgcatactttttccacTATGGGACCCTAACTCAACTATagtatttatttcgatacagtttagtcaactataacattcatttcgatacagtttagtcaactataatattcatttcgatacagtttagtcaactataatgaaattgaccaatcgaaagcgcggatcAAGtgccagggcctcatgagttacgagaaggtgtcgttgaccaaccggccgggggcgcggggcgcgggggccgggtcgcgtacgagtatgaaggtatcgcggctgctcgcgcatcttagctgtttacttttggtttttttacctacatatatgattcttctactagttttaagtatttttttgttgacttgTAGAAAAGTCAGTCGGCAGTCGAGACTCGAATTGCACCAGCCACTTCTACGTAGAGGGGATGATTATCGTAACTCGGATAACTTTTGAAGTGACTCCGATATTACGGTGACGGTGTGATGGAACTGGAACTTAATTCGCAAAAGGACAACACTAGCGTGACCGAGCCCTAGCCCGGGGGTAAAACCTCCGATCGGTCGCCCCACGGCAGTCACACACAACTGTGAATTCGCGAGGTCGTCACGTCACGACATCCACCGAACCACAATAATACCGCAACGAAAACAAAACACCAAAAAAGGAAAACAAACGTGAAACTTCAGTatccaactttaaaaaaaatacaatcataTTTTTGGTTGCTAGGATGGATACACGAGATCATTGACTCAATAAAAACAAAAGGCGACAGAAACAAGTGAAAACTAGGTCTAGAAAAATATATAGGGAAAAGGCGATTGTTTTAGCTACGGCTGAAGTGAGACTAAATGATCGATGTTTGTGGTGAATGGATGAAATACTACGAGCGTATAGATCTACGGGCTAATACGACGTAGGCGACGCAGCACTGAGTGATGGGATTTATATATTTGAAAAAGGTAGGTGGTTTTCAGTACCTAAATACACGTTGTTTTAttgtgttgaattttataataaaatataagacAAGAAATTCTCGAAAATGTTGCAAAGttgttaatataaaacaaatggATAAAGCTACAATCAATTGTCCCTATTcacttttgcccgcgacttagtctgcgtggaattagttccagCAGTTAGAGTACCTAAGTATAGCGCTTGGATAAAATCGAATGGCAATAATTTTGAGCGTAATAAATTtaacaggcaattcattaattttccCATTTCcacaccccttttcaccctttttAGGGATGCCTtctgacataaaaactatcgtaTGTCCTTCCCCAGGACTCAAACCATCTTAATGCTTAATTTAAACGAAATCCGTTCAgctgtttaagcgtgaagaggtaacagaccgacagacacactttcgcattgagaatattagtatggatgtaAAATACTGAACGTTGTTATTTACTGAACCAATGGACCAAGCTGAAATATTCTGACGTATCAGCTCAGCTGTGGCTTAGTATAAATTAATCACTAACATAAAGTAATAGATGCCACATAGCTTGTTTTCAATTCGCAAATGCGTCGACGTTGAATGGGCTCGTTACCCTCTTGCCTTATTACTTCACAATGCTAGGGTACGTGCTACAGTACGTGTACTTGCAGACTTTACACTTCATACAAGCGCGGAAGATTGTCGGAAGTCGGAAGACCGGGATAAGAGagggatataaaaataacaccTACTTACACTTCAATTGACTAGAAATAAGACACTTCTAGTAGCGCTGTTACACTTCatcatatcatcatcatatcagccttttatcgcccactaccataggcctctcttcgagtacgccacatatcccggtcctgagccaacctcatccagaagtgacccgcaatcttccgaatgctGTCcgcccaacgagccaacggacgccaggcaatCCTCTCGTGTAGCTTAGATAGACTATAGCTAAAAGTAATTAGAATTTGTAGCCCTTTGGAGACATATAATTTTCAAGTGTCACAATATCTTACTGACAATAAGTTCGAAAGTAGGTTTTTTTCCTTTCCTTTTTAAATTTCCTTTCCCCGACCTTAAACTATCCCCATTCCAAAATCTAAATAAGTTCAACGGCTTAAgcctgaagaggtaacagacagatagaattacttttgtatttataataGCTCCGTGTTTAAGCTGAAGCACTGTAGGTTACAAGCTACACTATGTGAAACGTAGAAATGATTAATCGTTTAGCGAAAGAGCGGTGCGTGACACAACGTTTTTATATAACTTCGGCCCTTTCAATTGTCCTATTCGGTTTTTCGTAAAAAATCTGCCATTCATGATTCTACAATACTTTCATAACTTAAGTGACTTGTTACCGAGTCGGTTCCTCGACATACAGTTTAATACACAAACATATATAGAATATTATAATGGAATTTCAGTCAAGGTATTACTTTTGTTATAAAACGATTACAACAATACGAATACACCAATATAATAGAAAGTTTGATTTTTAGTTTTGGCATCGTTTGTCTTTATGTTGATCGCCATAATCGATGGCAATCATTAGACATTGGTAAGATACGCAAAACAATAATTTACCAAAACGACTTTATACGTTAGCTTTCCTGTCGTGTATTCCATTTGCTCAACGTGCACAGGTGAGTCGACTGCTCGATTCAACCAGTGGGATTGTGGCCTCCACGTCAATAACGATTATGATTGATCTTATGTATGCGCTTAAACTGGTCTTCTGACCGCTCGAGTCGTCTGTGTAATATAGGCATTTGGAATAAGACCCTGCACCAAATAGATTTCACGGCGGCTTATTCCCCCCTTTCGCGGGAACACGAACGTTTTTATTGACTCAGCCATTTCAGTTTCAGGAGCATCGATAATCAATTATGGGCCCAAGTTCAAACACGCACATCCCGTGTGTGTAACCGGGAGCGTGACATGCCCCGCTGGCAGTCTTCGCAGCGGCCTATGTACGTCCGCACGGTCTGGGTCGACGGTTTCCGACACGCGATTCTCACCCCTGACGACCCTTACTACACCAAAGTCAAGAGGCGACCACACTCATCCGCCAGCACGAAATACTCAAGGAATTCTAGACTGACTGTCAGAGACGAAGGAGAGAGGAAACTGAGCCTTGTCATCAGAAGCGATAAGTCGAAAATCGTAAGCAAGCAACGCCCGAAAAGCCACGAACCGATAGAGCTGCTGAACTTGGAAGCTTTAGAACTAGAATCGGAAGACGAATTTTTGATAAAAGCGAATCCGCAACCGATCTACGAGTACGACACCGGCCGCTCCAACTACGATTTGTCTGCAAACATGAGGGCTTTTAAAAGCAATAGAACAGCTAGAAACGAGTGCAAGGAAAACACAGATCTATCCGACAGAGTCTTACAATGGCTAGATCTAGCCGGCAAGATAGATTTGCTGGCTCCAAACGCGGAACGCATGGCGCAACCGCGACACAGCTGGCCAGAAATACAGAAGCGCAACTGTTTAACCAAATCCAAAACAACCGTAGACATAAGGATTAAAGAAGAGGTTAAAACGCCGAAGGATTCGGCGAGGACTCAAGGTATCGATCGCGATTACCAAGTCCCGCCGTCGGCGGCCACCATCGAAACGTACGCGCGACTGTCACGGCACAAAAACACGCCACGCGATGCAAAAAAGGACAAAACGAAAAGAGACATACGGGCCAATGTCCTGGAGACACGGCAGAAGGTAGTGACGGAGAGGAACGCGGTGGAAAAACAGTACGCGG comes from the Cydia amplana chromosome 12, ilCydAmpl1.1, whole genome shotgun sequence genome and includes:
- the LOC134653106 gene encoding uncharacterized protein LOC134653106; amino-acid sequence: MPRWQSSQRPMYVRTVWVDGFRHAILTPDDPYYTKVKRRPHSSASTKYSRNSRLTVRDEGERKLSLVIRSDKSKIVSKQRPKSHEPIELLNLEALELESEDEFLIKANPQPIYEYDTGRSNYDLSANMRAFKSNRTARNECKENTDLSDRVLQWLDLAGKIDLLAPNAERMAQPRHSWPEIQKRNCLTKSKTTVDIRIKEEVKTPKDSARTQGIDRDYQVPPSAATIETYARLSRHKNTPRDAKKDKTKRDIRANVLETRQKVVTERNAVEKQYAELVSKKLIPDLGKGKKQVHIFMPEMIKKNCNSRTESLLSQVS